In the genome of Xiphophorus hellerii strain 12219 chromosome 14, Xiphophorus_hellerii-4.1, whole genome shotgun sequence, the window ttgtggttgtagctgttgttgttgttgttgttggagccgctgttgttgtggttggagcagctgtggttgtggttggagcctctgtggttgtagttggagcaactgtggttgtggttggaggagCTGCGGTTGTGGTTGTAGAaactgttgttgtagttggtgattgtgtggttgtagttggagcagctgtggttgtggttgtagctactgtggttgtggttgtagccgctgtgattgtggttggagccgctgtggttgttgttggagccgctgtggttgtagttgttgctgctgtggatgtggttggagcctctgtggttgtggttggagcagctgtggttgtagttggaacagctgtggttgtggttggagcagctgtggttgttgttggagccgctgtggttgtagctactgtggATGTGGTTgtagccgctgtggttgtggttggagaagctgtggttgttgttggagcagctgtggttgtagctactgtggttgtggttggaacagctgtggttgtagttgtagctactgtggttgtggttggagccgctgtggttgtggttgtagctgctgtggttgttgtcggagccgctgtggttgtggttggagcagctgtggttgtggttggagcctctgttgttgtagttggagcagctgtggttgtggttgtagctactgtggttgtggttggagccgctgtggttgttgttggaaccgctgtggttgtagttgttgctgctgtggttgtggttgtagctgctgtggttgtggttggagccgctgtggttgtggttggagcagctgtggttgttgttggagcctctgtggttgtggttggagcagctgtggttgtagttggagcagctgtggttgtcgttggagcagctgttgttgttgttggagtcgctgtg includes:
- the LOC116732453 gene encoding mucin-5AC-like — its product is TAAPTTTTAAPTTTTTAPTTTTAAPTTTTVATTTTTAAPTTTTATPTTTTAATTTTTAPPTTTTPAPTTTTAATTTTTATPTTTTAAPTTTTAAPTTTTAAPTTTTEAPTTTTAAPTTTTAAPTTTTAATTTTTAATTTTTAVPTTTTAAPTTTTVATTTTTAAPTTTTEAPTTTTAAPTTTTAAPTTTTAATTTTTAAPTTTTVATTTTTAVPTTTTVATTTAAPTTTTASPTTTTAATTTSTVATTTAAPTTTTAAPTTTTAVPTTTTAAPTTTTEAPTTSTAATTTTTAAPTTTTAAPTTITAATTTTTVATTTTTAAPTTTTQSPTTTTVSTTTTAAPPTTTTVAPTTTTEAPTTTTAAPTTTTAAPTTTTTTATTTTTAAPTTTTAVPTTTAPTTTTAAPTTVAPTTTTVAPTTTTAAPTTTTAATTTTTAATTTTTVATTTTTAAPTTTIAATTTTTATTTTAPPTT